Proteins found in one Planctomycetes bacterium MalM25 genomic segment:
- a CDS encoding Iron-binding zinc finger CDGSH type produces MADVKITVRPNGSLKVEGPVEVYDSNGNRFPLDESKPAIALCRCGASENMPFCDGAHKACGFQSEVTAPAE; encoded by the coding sequence ATGGCCGACGTCAAGATCACGGTTCGCCCCAACGGTTCGCTCAAAGTCGAGGGGCCGGTGGAGGTTTACGACTCGAACGGCAACCGCTTCCCGCTCGACGAATCGAAGCCGGCGATCGCGCTGTGCCGCTGCGGCGCGAGCGAGAACATGCCGTTCTGCGACGGCGCCCACAAGGCTTGCGGCTTCCAGTCGGAAGTGACCGCGCCGGCC
- a CDS encoding Peptidase family M28, which yields MSQPQSNSEPGRKVRVACNWIVGLLLAAIAAHVLLLPPKGEKPEEPPAETTGYLNGTPLTLASTTAAANPLDAARAYGYLQQVCAIGPRISGTRGMFAQQKLVEEHFKPLADEIDFQRFQAPHPLNKAKRVRLANFLARWRPAATRRVLVCAHYDTRPLPDQDRDPQARRSGVFIGANDGGSGVALLMEMAHLMNERFEEEATDPDFGVDFALFDAEELIYRRTDPYFLGSQWFGTQYAKRKPLADPDGGEPREWSYEGAVLLDMVADANLQVYWEAHSYNSRQTRPILQQLWGVADRLGVDEFVPRVKHEVLDDHLALRKYGGIQAVDLIDFDYPYWHTRGDTPDKCSGESMAKVGWVVWEWMLERGRIGTSRAE from the coding sequence ATGTCGCAACCTCAATCGAACTCCGAGCCCGGCCGCAAGGTCCGTGTCGCGTGCAACTGGATCGTCGGCCTGCTGCTAGCAGCGATCGCCGCGCACGTGTTGCTCTTGCCGCCCAAGGGCGAGAAGCCGGAGGAGCCTCCGGCGGAGACGACGGGTTATCTCAACGGAACGCCGCTGACGCTCGCCTCCACCACGGCGGCGGCGAACCCGCTCGACGCCGCGCGCGCGTATGGCTACTTGCAGCAAGTCTGTGCGATCGGGCCGCGCATCAGCGGCACGCGCGGGATGTTCGCGCAGCAGAAGCTCGTTGAGGAGCACTTCAAACCGCTGGCGGACGAGATCGATTTTCAACGCTTCCAAGCTCCGCACCCGCTCAACAAAGCGAAGCGTGTCCGCCTTGCCAATTTCCTCGCCCGCTGGCGCCCGGCGGCGACGCGGCGGGTGCTCGTTTGCGCTCACTACGACACGCGGCCCCTGCCCGACCAGGACCGCGACCCGCAGGCGCGGCGTTCGGGCGTGTTCATCGGCGCCAACGACGGCGGCAGCGGTGTCGCGCTGCTCATGGAGATGGCGCACCTCATGAACGAACGGTTCGAGGAGGAGGCGACCGACCCCGACTTCGGCGTTGACTTCGCGCTGTTCGACGCGGAGGAGCTGATCTACCGCCGCACCGACCCGTACTTCTTGGGGAGCCAGTGGTTCGGGACGCAGTACGCCAAGCGGAAGCCGCTGGCCGATCCCGACGGGGGCGAGCCGCGCGAGTGGTCGTACGAGGGGGCCGTTCTGCTCGACATGGTCGCCGACGCGAACCTCCAGGTTTACTGGGAAGCGCACAGCTACAACTCACGCCAGACCCGCCCCATCCTGCAACAGCTGTGGGGCGTCGCCGATCGCCTCGGCGTGGACGAGTTCGTCCCGCGGGTCAAGCACGAGGTCCTCGACGACCACCTCGCCCTCCGCAAGTACGGCGGCATCCAGGCGGTCGATCTGATCGACTTCGACTACCCCTACTGGCACACCAGGGGAGATACGCCGGACAAGTGCTCGGGCGAGTCGATGGCGAAGGTCGGTTGGGTCGTATGGGAGTGGATGCTGGAGCGGGGGCGGATCGGAACGAGCCGGGCGGAGTGA